From a region of the Halomonas sp. HL-93 genome:
- the rpsG gene encoding 30S ribosomal protein S7, whose protein sequence is MPRRRVVAKREILPDPKFGSERLAKFMNHLMFSGKKSVAERIVYGALDKVAERSKEEPLEIFDKALETIQPMVEVKSRRVGGATYQVPVEVRPSRRQALAMRWLVDAARRRGEKTMVLRLAGEMLDAAEGKGSAVKKREDVHRMAEANKAFSHYRF, encoded by the coding sequence ATGCCTAGAAGAAGAGTTGTAGCTAAGCGCGAAATCCTGCCGGATCCCAAGTTCGGAAGTGAGCGCCTAGCCAAGTTTATGAATCACCTGATGTTCAGCGGTAAAAAGTCCGTAGCTGAGCGCATCGTGTATGGTGCGTTGGACAAGGTTGCCGAGCGTAGTAAAGAAGAGCCGCTGGAAATCTTCGACAAAGCGCTGGAAACCATCCAGCCGATGGTCGAAGTGAAGTCGCGCCGCGTGGGTGGTGCGACCTATCAGGTGCCGGTTGAAGTTCGTCCGTCACGCCGCCAGGCGCTTGCCATGCGCTGGTTGGTTGACGCGGCGCGTCGTCGCGGTGAAAAAACGATGGTTCTGCGTCTTGCAGGCGAAATGCTGGATGCCGCTGAAGGCAAAGGCTCTGCCGTTAAGAAGCGCGAAGACGTGCATCGTATGGCAGAAGCTAACAAGGCCTTCTCGCACTACCGTTTTTAA
- the rpsL gene encoding 30S ribosomal protein S12, which yields MATINQLVRKPRKRPVTKSDVPALQACPQKRGVCTRVYTTTPKKPNSALRKVCRVRLTNGFEVSSYIGGEGHNLQEHSVVLIRGGRVKDLPGVRYHTVRGALDTSGVQNRKQGRSKYGTKRPKS from the coding sequence ATGGCAACGATTAATCAGCTAGTGCGCAAGCCGCGCAAGCGCCCCGTCACTAAAAGTGACGTGCCCGCGCTTCAGGCTTGTCCGCAAAAGCGCGGCGTATGTACGCGCGTTTACACTACCACCCCTAAGAAGCCTAACTCGGCGTTGCGTAAGGTATGCCGTGTGCGCCTGACCAACGGTTTTGAGGTGTCTTCTTATATCGGTGGTGAAGGTCACAACCTCCAAGAGCACTCTGTAGTGCTGATTCGCGGCGGTCGTGTAAAGGATTTGCCCGGTGTGCGTTATCACACCGTGCGTGGCGCCCTTGACACCTCTGGCGTACAGAATCGTAAGCAGGGCCGTTCTAAGTACGGTACCAAGCGTCCGAAGTCTTAA
- the rpoC gene encoding DNA-directed RNA polymerase subunit beta', with translation MKDLVKVLKSQSQSEEFDAIKITLASPDMIRSWSFGEVKKPETINYRTFKPERDGLFCAKIFGPVKDYECLCGKYKRMKHRGIICEKCGVEVTKAAVRRERMGHIELASPVAHIWFLKSLPSRIGMFLDMTLRDIERVLYFESFVVIDPGMTTLERGQLLNDEQYFEALEEFGDDFDARMGAEAVQELLKDIDLEEEINHLREEIPQTNSETKIKKLSKRLKLLEAFYHSGNAPAWMVMEVLPVLPPDLRPLVPLDGGRFATSDLNDLYRRVINRNNRLKRLLDLNAPDIIVRNEKRMLQEAVDALLDNGRRGRAITGSNKRPLKSLADMIKGKQGRFRQNLLGKRVDYSGRSVITVGPTLRLHQCGLPKKMALELFKPFIYSKLQSLGYASTIKAAKKMVERELPEVWDILADVIREHPVLLNRAPTLHRLGIQAFEPLLIEGKAIQLHPLVCAAYNADFDGDQMAVHVPLTLEAQLEARALMMATNNVLSPANGEPIIVPSQDVVLGLYYMTREKINAKGEGMVFSGLNEVERAFGTQSVSLHARVKVRLDEVDVDEETGERSAHRRIYDTTVGRALLFRILPEGVPFDLIDQPMKKKAISSLINEVYRRAGLKPTVIFADQLMYTGFRLATWSGASIGVNDFVIPDAKTEIVDAAEAEVKEIEDQFSSGLVTAGEKYNKVIDIWSKANDKVAKAMMAGISKETVIDREGNEVEQDSFNSVFIMADSGARGSAAQIRQLAGMRGLMAKPDGSIIETPIVANFREGLNVLQYFISTHGARKGLADTALKTANSGYLTRRLVDVAQDLVITETDCGTENGLTLHPIIEGGDIIVPLSQRVLGRVVAIDVVDPSTDEVLIAKGTLLDEKWCAELDTMGVDEIIVRSTITCDTPHGVCSACYGRDLARGHQVNIGESVGVIAAQSIGEPGTQLTMRTFHIGGAASRSSAVDSVQVKHGGKVRLHNIKNVERADGKLVVVSRSSALAVADDHGREREYYKLPYGAELSVRDGDVVDAGTIVAKWDPHTHPIVAEVEGKAQFIDLDEGVTMHRTVDEMTGLSSIEVIESAARPMAGRDKRPMVMLKDASGEYVSVSGSNTPVQYLLPGKSIISVDDGATIGVGEVVARIPVEASGNKDITGGLPRVADLFEARKPKESAILAEISGVISFGKETKGKRRLTITPESGDPFETLIPKWRQIAVFEGETVEKGEVISDGPSNPHDILRLLGVAELAKYITAEVQDVYRLQGVGINDKHIEVIVRQMLRKVEITDSGDSDFITGDQAELVRVLEQNVRLEKEDKFPAKYQRLLLGITKASLATESFISAASFQETTRVLTEAAVTGKRDYLRGLKENVVVGRLIPAGTGLTHHAERRRKREDVERLLTPSATEVEQELGAQLTALDSDDEL, from the coding sequence ATGAAAGATTTGGTGAAAGTACTCAAATCGCAATCTCAGTCCGAAGAGTTTGACGCGATCAAGATTACCCTGGCGTCGCCGGACATGATTCGCTCCTGGTCGTTTGGCGAGGTGAAGAAGCCCGAGACCATCAACTACCGTACCTTTAAGCCGGAACGCGACGGTCTGTTCTGCGCCAAGATTTTTGGCCCGGTGAAGGACTACGAGTGCCTGTGCGGCAAGTACAAGCGCATGAAGCACCGTGGCATCATCTGCGAGAAGTGTGGTGTGGAAGTAACCAAAGCCGCCGTGCGCCGTGAGCGCATGGGGCATATTGAGCTAGCCTCTCCGGTAGCCCATATTTGGTTCCTGAAGTCACTGCCGTCGCGTATCGGCATGTTCCTCGATATGACCCTGCGTGATATCGAGCGCGTGCTGTACTTTGAAAGCTTTGTGGTGATCGACCCAGGCATGACCACCCTTGAGCGTGGTCAGCTGTTGAACGACGAGCAGTACTTCGAAGCGCTGGAAGAGTTCGGCGACGACTTCGACGCCCGTATGGGTGCCGAAGCCGTTCAGGAACTGCTCAAAGACATCGATCTGGAAGAAGAGATTAACCACCTGCGCGAAGAAATTCCGCAGACCAACTCTGAAACCAAGATTAAGAAGCTTTCCAAGCGCCTGAAACTGCTTGAAGCGTTCTACCATTCCGGCAATGCGCCGGCGTGGATGGTCATGGAAGTGCTACCCGTGCTGCCGCCGGACCTGCGTCCGCTGGTACCGCTTGACGGTGGCCGCTTTGCGACCTCTGATTTGAACGACCTTTACCGTCGTGTGATCAACCGTAACAACCGTCTGAAGCGTCTGCTTGACCTCAATGCGCCGGATATTATCGTGCGCAACGAGAAGCGCATGCTTCAGGAAGCCGTCGATGCACTGCTCGACAACGGCCGTCGTGGTCGTGCGATCACGGGCTCTAACAAGCGCCCGCTGAAATCGCTTGCCGACATGATCAAAGGTAAGCAGGGTCGTTTCCGTCAGAACCTGTTGGGTAAGCGCGTCGATTACTCTGGCCGTTCGGTGATTACCGTGGGTCCGACGCTGCGCCTGCACCAGTGTGGTCTGCCGAAGAAAATGGCGCTTGAGCTGTTCAAGCCGTTTATCTACTCCAAGCTTCAGTCGCTGGGCTACGCTTCAACGATTAAAGCTGCCAAGAAGATGGTCGAGCGCGAGCTGCCGGAAGTGTGGGACATCCTTGCTGATGTTATCCGCGAGCACCCGGTACTGCTTAACCGTGCACCGACGCTGCACCGTTTGGGCATCCAGGCGTTTGAGCCGCTGCTGATTGAAGGTAAAGCGATCCAGCTGCACCCGCTGGTATGTGCTGCCTACAACGCCGACTTCGATGGTGACCAGATGGCGGTACACGTACCGCTGACCCTAGAAGCCCAGCTTGAAGCCCGTGCGCTGATGATGGCCACTAACAATGTGCTGTCGCCGGCTAACGGCGAGCCGATCATCGTACCCTCGCAAGACGTTGTTCTGGGTCTGTACTACATGACCCGTGAGAAGATCAACGCCAAAGGCGAAGGCATGGTGTTTTCTGGTCTCAATGAAGTAGAGCGCGCCTTTGGTACCCAATCGGTATCGTTGCACGCTCGCGTCAAGGTTCGCCTGGACGAAGTGGATGTTGACGAAGAAACCGGCGAACGTTCCGCACACCGCCGTATTTACGACACCACGGTAGGTCGTGCATTGCTGTTCCGTATCCTGCCGGAAGGCGTGCCGTTCGATCTGATCGATCAGCCGATGAAAAAGAAAGCCATCTCTAGCTTGATCAACGAGGTTTACCGTCGTGCTGGTTTGAAGCCGACCGTTATCTTCGCTGACCAACTAATGTACACCGGCTTCCGTCTGGCTACCTGGTCCGGCGCTTCCATCGGCGTTAACGACTTCGTTATTCCCGATGCGAAAACCGAAATCGTCGATGCAGCCGAAGCCGAAGTCAAAGAGATTGAAGACCAGTTCTCCTCCGGCCTTGTCACGGCGGGCGAGAAGTACAACAAGGTGATCGACATCTGGTCCAAGGCCAACGATAAAGTGGCCAAGGCGATGATGGCGGGTATCTCGAAAGAAACGGTAATCGACCGCGAAGGCAATGAAGTCGAGCAAGACTCGTTCAACAGCGTCTTCATTATGGCCGACTCCGGTGCGCGTGGTTCTGCCGCTCAGATTCGCCAGCTGGCGGGTATGCGTGGCCTGATGGCCAAGCCGGACGGCTCAATCATCGAAACGCCGATCGTCGCCAACTTCCGTGAAGGCTTGAACGTACTGCAGTACTTCATCTCGACTCACGGTGCACGTAAAGGTCTGGCGGATACGGCACTGAAAACGGCTAACTCCGGTTACTTGACCCGCCGTTTGGTCGATGTTGCCCAGGACTTGGTGATTACCGAGACCGACTGTGGCACCGAAAACGGCCTCACGCTGCACCCGATCATCGAAGGCGGCGATATTATCGTACCGCTGTCCCAGCGCGTGCTGGGCCGTGTGGTAGCTATCGATGTGGTCGACCCCAGCACTGATGAAGTGCTTATCGCCAAGGGCACTTTGCTTGACGAAAAATGGTGTGCCGAGCTTGATACCATGGGGGTCGATGAGATCATCGTGCGCTCCACCATTACCTGTGACACACCGCACGGCGTGTGCTCTGCTTGTTACGGTCGTGATCTGGCGCGTGGTCATCAGGTTAATATCGGTGAATCCGTTGGCGTTATTGCCGCACAGTCAATCGGTGAGCCGGGTACCCAGCTGACCATGCGCACGTTCCACATCGGTGGTGCGGCATCGCGCTCCTCTGCGGTTGATAGCGTCCAAGTGAAGCATGGCGGCAAAGTGCGGTTGCACAACATCAAGAATGTTGAGCGCGCCGACGGCAAATTGGTGGTCGTATCTCGTTCGAGTGCGCTTGCCGTTGCCGACGACCATGGCCGTGAGCGTGAGTACTACAAGCTGCCTTACGGCGCTGAGCTTTCCGTGCGCGATGGCGATGTCGTCGATGCTGGCACGATTGTGGCTAAGTGGGACCCGCACACCCACCCAATCGTTGCCGAAGTCGAAGGTAAGGCCCAGTTCATCGATCTCGACGAGGGTGTCACCATGCACCGCACTGTCGATGAGATGACTGGCCTGTCGTCTATTGAGGTTATCGAGTCGGCAGCACGCCCGATGGCGGGTCGCGACAAGCGTCCTATGGTCATGCTGAAAGATGCTTCGGGTGAGTACGTGTCGGTCTCCGGCTCGAACACGCCGGTACAGTATCTGCTGCCGGGTAAGTCGATCATCTCCGTTGATGACGGTGCGACGATCGGCGTGGGTGAAGTAGTGGCCCGTATTCCGGTTGAAGCGTCGGGCAACAAAGATATCACCGGTGGTCTGCCACGTGTTGCTGACTTGTTCGAAGCACGTAAGCCGAAAGAGTCGGCGATACTGGCGGAGATCAGCGGCGTTATCAGCTTCGGTAAAGAAACCAAAGGTAAGCGTCGTCTGACGATTACGCCTGAATCTGGTGATCCATTTGAAACGCTGATCCCTAAATGGCGTCAAATTGCCGTCTTCGAGGGTGAAACCGTCGAAAAGGGTGAGGTGATTTCCGATGGCCCAAGTAATCCGCACGATATTCTGCGGCTACTGGGAGTGGCGGAGCTCGCCAAGTACATTACTGCTGAAGTTCAGGATGTGTACCGTTTGCAGGGTGTCGGCATTAACGATAAGCACATCGAAGTTATCGTGCGTCAGATGCTGCGCAAGGTAGAAATTACCGACTCGGGTGACTCTGACTTTATCACTGGTGATCAGGCAGAACTGGTGCGCGTACTAGAGCAGAACGTGCGGCTTGAGAAGGAAGATAAATTCCCGGCCAAGTATCAGCGCTTGCTGCTGGGTATCACCAAGGCCAGCCTGGCCACCGAGTCGTTCATTTCGGCAGCGTCGTTCCAAGAAACGACCCGCGTTCTGACCGAGGCAGCGGTGACCGGCAAGCGCGATTACCTGCGCGGCCTGAAAGAAAACGTGGTAGTGGGTCGCCTGATTCCTGCAGGTACCGGTTTGACTCACCACGCGGAGCGTCGTCGCAAGCGCGAAGACGTAGAGCGCCTGCTCACCCCCTCGGCGACCGAGGTAGAGCAGGAGCTGGGAGCTCAGTTGACCGCATTGGATTCCGACGACGAGCTCTAA